The stretch of DNA TTTGTATGTTTGTGGGTGTTGGTTTATTCCATTGCTTTAGAATTGGATATTGAACTGTGGTGGACTACCACATAAAGTTGCCATTAAATATCTGGGAGTCCTATTCTATGCAAAATTATGTActtgtttatatatttattgtaataACATGAAGTCTTGATATATGGTTTTGCAGGAAGTAAATGGCTCTAAACTTGTTTATTTAGATAATGCTGCTACTTCCCAGAAGCCTATAGCTGTAATGAAAGCTTTACAAACATATTACGAAGCTTACAATTCGAATGTGCATCGTGGGATTCATTCTTTAAGGTACTTATATATGCTTAATTGGTATGAAATTGAAAACTAAAAGTACTAGATTGTTTTGCGAAGTTATAGAAGAGGGAGATATTACCTTTTTTATGTGTGTTCAGTTTTACCATAGTAGTTGGGCTTTGCATAATTAAAAGGAGgaaaaaaaagggaaaggaTATGTGTTATGATTTATAGAAAAACTTGTGTATGCTACTGCTACTGATTTCCATTTTTTGTATTGATGAAAATAGTGCAAGAGCAACAGACGAGTATGAGTTGGCCAGAAAGAAGATTGCATCTTTTATCAATGCATCGGATTCTAGTGAGATTGTATTTACAAGAAATGCTACAGAAGCTATCAATCTAGTAGCTTATTCGTGGGGGCTCCAAAATTTAAAACAAGAAGATGAGGTAGATTTTTTCTTCTACTTTCTCTATACCTTTCTGTGTTTATGCTTCTTCTTCCAATAGTTTTATGAAAGTGACTTTACATGCTTTGCAATTTGCATTACATTTATGAATACAGAACGAAATGTTATCTTCAGATTTCATTGTTATCATGATATATTCCTGCTCTaagtcatttatatatatttatataaagagtACCAATATAGTAGTGATGTTTTTAATTATAGATGAGTTGCGACTCTGTTATGTTTTACACGAAGGTGTGTAACATTACAAGAACCTCCCACAATTTTTTATGAAATAGCCAATAGTTTAAGATGCCGGAATGAGGATTCAAACAACTTGTTGCATACGTGTTAACTTTAGGAGGTCCCTTGCAACTATATTATTCACTGTCATTTATCCAAGTaccaaaaatactaaaatttatcAATAGATAGTGATTAGAAACATTCaggttttatatattaatatatatcttatgtttatatatttgtttttcaTTATAAGAAACGAAACTAGCCTTTATAATGATAAACTAAAGTAAAACATTTTTCTCTTCATAGATAtgtttaaaaaatgataaaatattgTCAGTTCTCATTCATTATTTAGCTTTCTCTATATTCAACCAATTTTGGCATTGTTTTATGGTGCTTTCTCTCTCTGTGTAGGAgctttttattatgttttttatatgaagaacattaatattacaaATTGCTTTTAAGTAGTTGTAGCTTCTTTGTCACATTGTTTGATAGTTTTCTACTAAAAACTGTAATTTGACCCCATTACTTATCCTACTTAGTAGTCTTGACTGTTCGGAACTCATTCTTTTTTATCTTGCAGATTCTACTTACAGTTGCTGAACATCACAGTTCCATTGTTCCTTGGCAACTTGTAGCTCAAAAGACTGGTGCTGTTCTGAAATTTGTGAGCTTAAATCAAGATGAAGTTCCAGATATCAACATGTTGAAGGAAATGTTGTCCACAAAAACAAAACTTGTAGTGGTCCATCATGTCTCTAATGTTCTTGGTATGCTGTCTATTTGTTTTTGGTTTTCCTGGTTAGCCAGAAGCAGGCTTCCATAGCTGTCTCACataaaatttactatttttggATTTCGGAATGTTTGTTCAAATTACTGACATTGTTCATATTCTATGTAGTTTTTCTCAAGGAATCATACTTCAATTTATACTGTTGTATTGACATATTTTTTCTTCCTTTATAGCTTCTGTTCTTCCTGTTGAAGATATTGTTCTTTGGGCGCATGATGTTGGAGCAAAAGTGCTAGTTGATGCTTGTCAGAGTGTTCCACACATGGTGGTTGATGTTCAGAGCCTCAATGCCGATTTCCTTGTTGCTTCTTCTCACAAGGTTAGGGTAGTGCTTTACTTTTTCTAAATGTTAAGGTCATGGGCAAGTATATCAAGTTAAGCAAATGCTTCAGATGTGTGGGCCTACAGGCATTGGATTCTTGTATGGAAAGAGTCATCTCCTTTCTTCCATGCCTCCATTTTTAGGTAACTTACTCCTTTGAAAGTTGAGATGAGAACTTGTctgttttgaaatttgaaattctgtGTGCAAGAGTTTTTCGTGTCTATGCCCACAATGTAGGGGTTGGAGGTGCTTTTTGAAACTCATTCTGGTATTGATCTTTCTAGGTGGTGGAGAGATGATCTCTGATGTATTTCTAGATCATTCTACTTATGCAGAACCACCATCCAGGTTAGTAATTGTTTTGCAGGTTAGTTTACTTTGTGATACATGCACTGTTGTATTGATAATTAGCCTTTTCAATAAATCAGATTTGAGGCTGGCACACCAGcaattggagaagcaataggATTAGGTGCAGCAATTGATTATTTGACAGGAATCGGTATGCAAAAGATTCATGACTATGAGGTTAGTCCAAATTTACTGCTCTCAGCTGTTTTTCTTACTGAAGAGAAGGTAGACATTAgcctaatatcttaaataagc from Cannabis sativa cultivar Pink pepper isolate KNU-18-1 chromosome 2, ASM2916894v1, whole genome shotgun sequence encodes:
- the LOC115720736 gene encoding cysteine desulfurase 1, chloroplastic, with product MAMVMEGATFAAAVATKFPSFRIIRTRATSSSASSRTFRSFSASASTLKEGDPLAPLSVSLGHHTRPDFPILHQEVNGSKLVYLDNAATSQKPIAVMKALQTYYEAYNSNVHRGIHSLSARATDEYELARKKIASFINASDSSEIVFTRNATEAINLVAYSWGLQNLKQEDEILLTVAEHHSSIVPWQLVAQKTGAVLKFVSLNQDEVPDINMLKEMLSTKTKLVVVHHVSNVLASVLPVEDIVLWAHDVGAKVLVDACQSVPHMVVDVQSLNADFLVASSHKMCGPTGIGFLYGKSHLLSSMPPFLGGGEMISDVFLDHSTYAEPPSRFEAGTPAIGEAIGLGAAIDYLTGIGMQKIHDYEVELAEYLYESLRSVPNVRIYGPVPTKNAPRAALCSFNVENIHPTDIATFLDQQHGVAIRSGHHCAQPLHRYLGINASARVSLYFYNTKEDVDSFIQALSDTVNFFNSFK